In the bacterium SCSIO 12741 genome, GACACCTACCTGGATCCACAAAAGGTTCAGATGGGACAAGTTTGGAAGGGAAAGCGACTTCACGTAGCCGAAATCCGCCGGGGAGGAACGGTGAAAATGCTGGATGCGTTGGCCCAGAAAATTCAGGAACCTAAGTCTAAAGATGATTTTGACTCCGTTGAAGCCGATACCAAGCGATTTGTGGAAGACCTTGACTTAGTCTATGAAAGGGTAAAGGCCGGGAATTTAGGAAAAAAGGAGAAAGAACATTTACACCAATTCTTTGAAGAAAGTAAGGTTAAACTCGATAATATTTGGCTTCCGGCTCGAGCCAAATATCAAAATACCGAGCACTACAGTAAATGGTTAAGTATGGTGGAACCAGCTTATTACTTGGTGGAGAAAGGTATCTTGGATACCGCTTGATTCAATCGCCTGACTTAGCGGTTCCCAATCAAATAATAACCACAAGTGGTGTAGAAATTGCGCAAGTAGGGAATGCTGCCAACCAAGGGAAATTGCTTCCTGGGTTTCAATCCGAATTTGAATTTATAGATGGGGTTGAACAGAAACAAGGTTTTCACCAAAATCTTGTACTGATTACTCTTGCACAAATGTTCAAACTGACCCAGGGAAATTCGGGTATCCTTAACTTCTATCAATCCTTCAATAGTCTTTTCGCTTTCTCCAAAAGCTTTTAAGACGCTTCGGTAAAGACCATAGGGAAGTAAGTGATAATAGGGAAGACGAGCAGCCCATTTGTTCTTAGCCACTTGTTGATGACCGCCGAATGGCATTTGCCAGGGAGGGAAACCAAAGAATACCTTACCATCAGGTTTTAGAATGTCCTTCAGTTTCTTCATCAACTTGTCCTGATCATGGATGTGTTCGATCACATCTTTCAATACAATCAGGTCAAAGGTTCCTAATTCTTCGGCAAAGTCGGTATCGTAAATGTTTTTAGAAACCAAATGAGCCCGCCCTTCTTTGACTTCAGGCTCTAAGAATTTCATGGCCAATTCGTAGCGTGAATGTTGAAGTTCAACTCCTACACCCTGGCATCCGCGGTCCAAAAAGCCTTTGAGCACACCTCCTTCGGCGCACCCGATTTCCAGAACACGGGTTTCCGATGTGATTTCCATTCCTTTTTCAATAAATGGAATCACGTACTCTACGCAATTCTGAAGTTGGGTATTAAAGTACCAGGTTTTGTTGCTGTGAAATTCCATGAAGCTTATCAGGTTTGAAGAACACCTACGTTAAAGGGTTTTTCAATCGGTTTTTTGTTTGCCGCTTCTATTCCCATGCCAATCCAGGTACGCGTATCTGTTGGATCGATGATTGCATCCAACCAAAGGCGACTTGCCGCATAGTAGGGAGTGGTCTGCTTATCGTATCGCTCAGTGATGGTTTTGAGCAACTCTTCTTCTTTTTCTTTGGAGATTTCTTCCCCTTTGGCCTTAAGAC is a window encoding:
- a CDS encoding class I SAM-dependent methyltransferase; this translates as MEFHSNKTWYFNTQLQNCVEYVIPFIEKGMEITSETRVLEIGCAEGGVLKGFLDRGCQGVGVELQHSRYELAMKFLEPEVKEGRAHLVSKNIYDTDFAEELGTFDLIVLKDVIEHIHDQDKLMKKLKDILKPDGKVFFGFPPWQMPFGGHQQVAKNKWAARLPYYHLLPYGLYRSVLKAFGESEKTIEGLIEVKDTRISLGQFEHLCKSNQYKILVKTLFLFNPIYKFKFGLKPRKQFPLVGSIPYLRNFYTTCGYYLIGNR